A single Streptomyces sannanensis DNA region contains:
- a CDS encoding family 3 encapsulin nanocompartment shell protein, whose protein sequence is MTETPGKRFAHAFVADPEHAQVDFDFTLSDAFQPTNDRPRLTVRNLFRKQRADSGTVRSWFETRPGADAAGRDGRLREAAFRFSVAEYGVRPITGWVQVPEDLAKEPEGLASFIDRRLMVRLGTAENLALTRELLSHPDVAPLPFKGSYTAGVLAAFEEIEQTGGTGHAMIVNPADYYGELVGAGSVLQDLAREKVMICRNRHVAPGHALVGDFAMAARLLEAGHSVIKVAEPPEGTFDQPGTAVCAEVYEGVAVQLPTHFFHVVPA, encoded by the coding sequence ATGACCGAGACTCCCGGCAAGCGGTTCGCCCACGCCTTCGTCGCCGACCCCGAACACGCCCAGGTCGACTTCGACTTCACCCTCAGCGACGCCTTCCAGCCCACGAACGACCGGCCGCGCCTCACCGTACGCAACCTCTTCCGCAAGCAGCGCGCCGACTCCGGCACGGTCCGGTCCTGGTTCGAGACCAGGCCGGGCGCGGACGCGGCGGGGCGGGACGGCAGGCTGCGCGAGGCCGCATTCCGGTTCTCGGTGGCCGAATACGGCGTGCGGCCGATCACGGGCTGGGTGCAGGTACCTGAAGACCTCGCCAAGGAACCGGAAGGCCTGGCCTCCTTCATCGACCGACGCCTGATGGTCCGTCTCGGCACCGCGGAGAACCTGGCGCTCACCCGTGAACTGCTGAGCCACCCCGATGTGGCGCCTCTGCCCTTCAAGGGCTCGTACACGGCGGGCGTACTCGCCGCCTTCGAGGAGATCGAGCAGACCGGCGGCACCGGTCACGCCATGATCGTGAATCCGGCGGACTACTACGGTGAGTTGGTCGGCGCGGGCAGTGTGCTCCAGGACCTCGCCCGGGAGAAGGTGATGATCTGCCGCAACCGTCACGTGGCCCCGGGGCACGCACTGGTCGGCGACTTCGCCATGGCCGCCCGGCTGCTCGAGGCGGGCCATTCGGTGATCAAGGTCGCCGAGCCGCCGGAGGGGACCTTCGACCAGCCCGGCACAGCGGTCTGCGCGGAGGTCTACGAAGGCGTCGCCGTGCAGCTGCCCACCCACTTCTTCCACGTCGTACCGGCATGA
- the cysD gene encoding sulfate adenylyltransferase subunit CysD: MTTAPVTETTDNAPPASGRGYPQLSHLDVLESEAVHIFREVAGEFERPVILFSGGKDSIVMLHLALKAFAPAPVPFSLLHVDTGHNFPEVIDYRDRTVAAHGLRLHVASVQEYIDNGRLRERPDGTRNPLQTVPLTEKIAAERFDAVFGGGRRDEEKARAKERVFSLRDEFSQWDPRRQRPELWQLYNGRHAPGEHVRVFPLSNWTELDVWQYIAREKIELPRIYYAHEREVFRRGGMWLTAGEWDGPKEGETTETRLIRYRTVGDMSCTGAVDSDAATIEQVIAEIAASRLTERGATRADDKLSEAAMEDRKREGYF, encoded by the coding sequence ATGACGACCGCCCCTGTCACCGAGACCACCGACAACGCTCCCCCAGCCTCCGGCCGGGGGTACCCCCAGCTGTCGCATCTGGACGTTCTGGAATCCGAGGCGGTGCACATCTTCCGTGAGGTGGCGGGTGAGTTCGAGCGGCCGGTGATCCTGTTCTCCGGCGGCAAGGACTCCATCGTCATGCTGCACCTGGCGCTGAAGGCGTTCGCCCCGGCGCCGGTACCGTTCTCGCTGCTGCACGTGGACACCGGGCACAACTTCCCCGAGGTCATCGACTACCGCGACCGAACGGTCGCGGCGCACGGGCTGCGGCTGCATGTCGCCTCGGTGCAGGAGTACATCGACAACGGCCGGCTGCGTGAACGCCCCGACGGCACCCGCAACCCGCTGCAGACCGTGCCGCTGACCGAGAAGATCGCCGCCGAGCGGTTCGACGCGGTCTTCGGCGGGGGCCGCCGCGACGAGGAGAAGGCCCGCGCCAAGGAGCGGGTGTTCTCGCTGCGCGACGAGTTCTCCCAGTGGGACCCGCGCCGCCAGCGCCCCGAGCTGTGGCAGCTCTACAACGGCCGGCACGCCCCCGGCGAGCACGTCCGGGTCTTCCCGCTGTCGAACTGGACCGAGCTGGACGTGTGGCAGTACATCGCCCGCGAGAAGATCGAACTCCCTCGGATCTACTACGCACACGAGCGTGAGGTCTTCCGGCGGGGCGGCATGTGGCTGACCGCCGGCGAGTGGGACGGCCCCAAGGAGGGCGAGACCACCGAGACCCGGCTCATCCGCTACCGCACGGTCGGCGACATGTCCTGCACCGGCGCCGTCGACTCCGACGCGGCCACGATCGAGCAGGTCATCGCCGAGATCGCCGCCTCCCGGCTCACCGAACGGGGCGCCACCCGCGCCGACGACAAGCTGTCCGAAGCCGCGATGGAAGACCGCAAGCGCGAAGGGTACTTCTAG
- the cysC gene encoding adenylyl-sulfate kinase — protein sequence MSDGATVWLTGLPSAGKTTIAYELAGRLREEGHRVEVLDGDEVREFLSAGLGFSREDRHTNVQRIGFVAELLASNGVKALVPVIAPYADSREAVRKRHDAAGTTYVEVHVATPVEVCSVRDVKGLYAKQASGEISGLTGVDDPYEAPETPDLRIESHRQTVQESAAALHALLTEKGLA from the coding sequence ATGAGCGATGGCGCCACGGTCTGGCTGACCGGTCTGCCGAGCGCGGGCAAGACCACGATCGCGTACGAGCTGGCGGGCCGGCTGCGTGAGGAGGGGCACCGGGTGGAGGTGCTCGACGGTGACGAGGTCCGCGAGTTCCTCTCCGCGGGCCTGGGTTTCAGCCGTGAGGACCGGCACACCAATGTGCAGCGGATCGGCTTCGTCGCCGAGCTGCTGGCGAGCAACGGCGTGAAGGCGCTGGTGCCGGTGATCGCGCCGTACGCGGACAGCCGCGAGGCCGTGCGCAAGCGCCATGACGCCGCGGGCACCACGTATGTCGAGGTGCACGTCGCGACACCGGTGGAGGTGTGCTCGGTGCGTGATGTGAAGGGCCTGTACGCCAAGCAGGCCTCAGGCGAGATCAGCGGGCTGACCGGCGTCGACGACCCCTACGAGGCCCCCGAGACACCCGACCTCCGGATCGAGTCGCACCGGCAGACCGTCCAGGAGTCCGCGGCCGCGCTGCACGCGCTGCTCACCGAGAAGGGACTGGCCTGA
- a CDS encoding sulfotransferase family protein, with translation MSVIAMWAHPRAVSTAFLRMMIERGDVTVVHEPLVLLTDHGRMELPGTDGGTTTVLTTGDLLDRLTELGARRPVFFKDTLEYHHQYLFDHPEAIAGFRHTFIVREPARTIASHHAVKPELACHEVGYEHQHALFELAWKTTGTRPVVISAERLLKDPAPVVEAYCAAVGLPHLPEALSWQPGERVEWQQNRRWHVDAIASAGFRLPEKEYAVTVENDGRLRGYYEHHLPYYERLIEHAL, from the coding sequence GTGAGCGTCATCGCGATGTGGGCACACCCCCGAGCGGTCTCCACCGCGTTCCTGCGCATGATGATCGAGCGTGGGGACGTCACCGTCGTGCACGAGCCCCTGGTCCTGCTCACGGACCACGGCCGGATGGAACTCCCCGGCACCGACGGCGGAACGACGACCGTGCTTACGACCGGCGATCTGCTGGACCGTCTGACGGAACTCGGCGCCCGGCGCCCGGTGTTCTTCAAGGACACGCTCGAATACCACCACCAGTATCTGTTCGACCACCCCGAGGCCATCGCCGGATTCCGGCATACCTTCATCGTCCGTGAGCCGGCCCGGACGATCGCCTCGCACCACGCGGTCAAGCCCGAACTGGCCTGCCACGAGGTCGGCTACGAGCACCAGCACGCCCTCTTCGAGCTGGCCTGGAAGACCACCGGCACACGCCCCGTGGTCATCAGCGCCGAGCGCCTGCTCAAGGACCCGGCCCCCGTGGTCGAGGCGTACTGCGCCGCCGTCGGCCTGCCCCATCTGCCGGAAGCCCTGAGCTGGCAGCCGGGCGAGCGCGTCGAATGGCAGCAGAACCGGCGCTGGCACGTCGACGCCATCGCCAGCGCGGGCTTCCGACTGCCCGAGAAGGAGTACGCGGTCACCGTCGAGAACGACGGGCGCCTGCGCGGCTACTACGAGCACCACCTTCCGTACTACGAACGGCTCATCGAGCACGCCCTCTGA